A section of the Paenibacillus antri genome encodes:
- a CDS encoding sugar ABC transporter substrate-binding protein, translating into MKRSKKFIGAVSISVLALAVAACGGNGGGNEATEPNGGAAGTEQLAKISLFQSKVEIAEPLEALAEKYKEETGNEVEVWGSAGDAYITQLQTKLAANEGPTIFSVAPGAEAQKFSSYYYDMSNEEYVKNIAPNMALEIDGKVVGVPTGVEGFGVVYNQDMVDPATITDVASFAGALEKFKAEGVNGFSLSQEAYFLIGHIINTPFALQPDPAAFLEQLNKGEVKMADTKEFQEFAQIMEAIRTHATNPMEVTYDSQMGDLATGKTAMVHQGNWSYGMLADYDDVNVGMMALPIGGNKKIAVDIPAGWVINNTASAEQIEAANAFLNWMITSETGKNTIVNEFGFIPAITTIEAESLNLDPLSQVVYDATQSGETIPWALNLFPQGIIVNDLAPVTSAFFLDNSMTPEQYLQNLDQVWAKAAK; encoded by the coding sequence ATGAAACGATCCAAGAAGTTTATAGGAGCGGTTTCCATCAGCGTTCTCGCGCTTGCGGTAGCCGCATGCGGCGGCAACGGAGGCGGCAACGAAGCGACCGAGCCGAACGGCGGGGCAGCGGGAACCGAGCAGCTCGCGAAAATTTCGTTGTTCCAAAGCAAGGTCGAAATCGCGGAGCCGCTCGAGGCGCTCGCGGAAAAATACAAGGAAGAAACGGGCAACGAAGTCGAGGTATGGGGCTCCGCCGGCGACGCGTACATTACGCAGCTGCAGACGAAGCTGGCCGCGAACGAAGGTCCGACGATTTTCTCCGTCGCGCCGGGCGCGGAAGCCCAGAAGTTCTCCTCGTACTACTACGACATGAGCAACGAGGAGTACGTCAAGAACATCGCGCCGAACATGGCGCTCGAGATCGACGGCAAGGTCGTCGGCGTACCGACGGGCGTCGAAGGCTTCGGCGTCGTCTACAACCAAGATATGGTCGACCCGGCTACGATCACCGACGTCGCGTCCTTCGCCGGCGCGCTGGAGAAGTTCAAAGCCGAAGGCGTCAACGGCTTCAGCCTGTCGCAAGAGGCGTACTTCCTCATCGGCCACATCATCAACACGCCGTTCGCGCTTCAACCGGATCCGGCCGCGTTCCTCGAGCAGCTGAATAAAGGCGAAGTGAAGATGGCCGACACGAAGGAATTCCAAGAGTTCGCGCAAATCATGGAAGCGATTCGCACGCACGCGACGAATCCGATGGAAGTTACGTACGACAGCCAAATGGGCGACCTCGCGACCGGGAAAACCGCGATGGTTCACCAAGGCAACTGGAGCTACGGCATGCTCGCGGATTATGACGACGTGAACGTCGGCATGATGGCGCTGCCGATCGGCGGCAACAAGAAGATCGCAGTCGACATCCCGGCGGGCTGGGTTATCAACAATACGGCTTCCGCCGAACAGATCGAAGCCGCGAACGCGTTCCTGAACTGGATGATCACGAGCGAGACGGGCAAGAACACGATCGTGAACGAATTCGGCTTCATCCCGGCGATCACGACGATCGAAGCGGAAAGCCTCAATCTCGATCCGCTCTCTCAAGTCGTGTACGACGCGACGCAATCGGGCGAGACGATTCCGTGGGCGCTCAACCTGTTCCCGCAAGGCATTATCGTGAACGACTTGGCGCCTGTCACGTCCGCGTTTTTCCTGGACAACAGCATGACGCCTGAGCAATATCTCCAGAATTTAGACCAGGTTTGGGCGAAAGCGGCAAAATAA
- a CDS encoding carbohydrate ABC transporter permease codes for MNKKMDRVWYAVFTVPLLLIFITVVIIPFIIGIAYSFISWDGIPANPKVFVGLDNYATLFQDERFLTSAWNTLKFTVLALISVNVFGLLFSLIVTAGFKTSNLARTLIFMPNLIGGLILGYIWKFIFTDGFKQIGASTGMDSVFFNWLINPEFALYALVIVFTWQMAGYTMIIYIAGINGISEEVMEAAKVDGANLWYRLTRIVFPLLMPSFTICLFLTLSGAFKIYDVNLSLTNGGPMHTTELFAMNIFNEIFGYGNYGLGQAKAIVFFIVVAAVTLTQVVITKRKEVQM; via the coding sequence ATGAATAAAAAGATGGATCGAGTGTGGTACGCCGTCTTTACGGTGCCATTGCTCTTAATTTTCATAACCGTTGTCATTATTCCGTTCATCATCGGAATCGCCTATTCCTTCATTAGTTGGGACGGCATTCCGGCCAATCCGAAAGTGTTCGTCGGGTTGGATAACTACGCGACCCTCTTTCAGGACGAACGATTCTTAACGTCCGCTTGGAACACGCTGAAGTTCACGGTGCTGGCGTTAATCTCCGTGAACGTCTTCGGGCTGCTGTTCTCGCTGATCGTGACTGCGGGCTTTAAGACCAGCAATCTGGCCCGGACGTTGATCTTCATGCCGAACTTGATCGGGGGTCTGATTTTAGGTTACATCTGGAAGTTCATCTTCACGGACGGCTTCAAGCAGATCGGGGCCAGCACCGGGATGGATTCCGTCTTCTTTAACTGGCTCATTAACCCCGAATTCGCTTTGTACGCCCTCGTGATCGTCTTCACTTGGCAAATGGCCGGCTACACGATGATTATTTATATCGCAGGCATCAACGGCATTTCGGAAGAGGTGATGGAAGCGGCGAAAGTCGACGGAGCGAATCTGTGGTACCGCCTCACTCGCATCGTGTTCCCTCTCTTGATGCCTTCGTTCACGATTTGCTTGTTCCTGACCCTCTCCGGCGCGTTCAAAATTTACGACGTTAACCTGTCGCTGACGAACGGCGGTCCGATGCATACGACGGAGCTGTTCGCGATGAATATTTTCAATGAAATATTCGGTTACGGCAATTACGGCTTAGGCCAAGCGAAAGCGATCGTCTTCTTTATCGTCGTCGCCGCCGTTACTTTGACGCAAGTCGTTATCACGAAGCGGAAAGAGGTGCAAATGTAA
- a CDS encoding carbohydrate ABC transporter permease, whose translation MKHTAKTVVSVLIAVLALAFLSPIYIMLVNSFKTRSELYENALALPSSFSFEYYASAVSKMNFFTVFGNSLYVTLATVVFVIVLSSMTAWMLVRQDHALSKVIFLSFVATMLIPFQTLMMPLMQVMDWIRTNLHIPMLNTHEGLIFMNIGFHAGIAVFLYHGFMKSIPIALEEAAILDGCTKFGVFWRIVFPLLKTITVTVAILDVISSWNDYLLPSLVLSDKGLRTIQLSTFYFFGEFTIVWNQAMAGLTLTIVPIVLFYAFAQKYIIKGIAAGAVK comes from the coding sequence ATGAAACATACGGCCAAGACGGTTGTTTCCGTATTGATCGCGGTCCTTGCACTAGCTTTCCTGTCGCCGATCTACATTATGCTCGTCAACTCGTTCAAGACGCGGTCGGAGCTGTACGAGAACGCGCTCGCGCTTCCGTCCTCCTTCAGCTTCGAATATTACGCCAGCGCCGTCTCCAAGATGAATTTCTTCACCGTATTCGGCAACTCGCTTTACGTCACCCTGGCCACCGTCGTATTCGTCATCGTGCTGTCTTCGATGACGGCTTGGATGTTAGTTCGGCAGGACCATGCGCTCAGCAAGGTCATCTTCCTGTCGTTCGTCGCTACGATGTTGATTCCGTTCCAGACGTTAATGATGCCCTTAATGCAGGTCATGGACTGGATCCGGACGAACTTGCACATTCCGATGCTGAACACGCACGAGGGCCTGATCTTCATGAATATCGGGTTCCACGCCGGAATCGCCGTATTTTTGTACCACGGCTTTATGAAATCCATCCCGATCGCCTTGGAGGAAGCCGCCATCTTGGACGGCTGCACGAAATTCGGCGTATTCTGGAGAATCGTGTTCCCGCTGCTCAAGACGATCACCGTCACCGTCGCGATTCTGGACGTCATCTCTTCTTGGAACGATTACTTGCTGCCGTCCCTCGTGCTGTCCGATAAGGGCTTGCGCACGATTCAGCTGTCCACCTTCTATTTCTTCGGCGAATTTACGATCGTATGGAACCAAGCGATGGCCGGCTTGACGCTGACGATCGTTCCGATCGTACTGTTCTACGCGTTCGCTCAGAAGTACATTATTAAGGGCATTGCGGCCGGCGCGGTGAAATAA